In Haloarcula salinisoli, a genomic segment contains:
- the azf gene encoding NAD-dependent glucose-6-phosphate dehydrogenase Azf — protein sequence MDDPVLLTGAGGAVGEAILEGLEEDYYWKLMFHNPPAEQPNHEYLIGDVDNPDDVREAVSGVGAVIHLAGDPRPEAPWDSVLSNNIDGTQKIYEAAVEEGVEKFVFASSNHAVGSFETQDRTPDMYRPEDDFRLDGTEFPRPGNLYGVSKATGEVLGRYYHDKYGIKVCNIRIGNLTRGHPPIDYERGQAMWLSYPDCAHIHQCALEADYEYETVYGISDNDRKYYSIERAKEVLNYRPQDNSAHFEGEDRVVEPDV from the coding sequence ATGGACGACCCGGTTCTACTCACAGGTGCGGGCGGCGCGGTCGGGGAGGCCATCCTCGAAGGCCTCGAAGAGGATTATTACTGGAAGCTGATGTTCCACAATCCGCCCGCAGAGCAGCCCAACCACGAGTACCTCATCGGCGACGTCGACAACCCCGACGACGTCAGAGAGGCGGTCTCGGGCGTCGGCGCGGTCATCCACCTCGCGGGCGACCCCCGCCCGGAGGCGCCGTGGGACTCGGTGCTGTCGAACAACATCGACGGGACCCAGAAAATATACGAGGCCGCCGTCGAGGAGGGCGTCGAGAAGTTCGTCTTCGCCTCCTCGAACCACGCCGTCGGCTCCTTCGAGACACAGGACCGCACACCGGATATGTACCGCCCCGAGGACGACTTCCGCCTCGACGGGACGGAGTTCCCCCGCCCCGGGAACCTCTATGGCGTCTCGAAGGCCACCGGCGAGGTGCTGGGTCGGTACTACCACGACAAGTACGGTATCAAGGTGTGTAACATCCGCATCGGCAACCTGACCCGGGGCCACCCGCCCATCGACTACGAGCGCGGCCAGGCGATGTGGCTCTCCTACCCCGACTGCGCCCACATCCACCAGTGCGCGCTCGAAGCCGACTACGAGTACGAGACCGTCTACGGCATCTCCGACAACGACCGCAAGTACTACTCCATCGAACGCGCCAAGGAGGTCCTGAACTACCGCCCGCAGGACAACTCCGCACACTTCGAGGGCGAAGACCGCGTCGTCGAACCGGACGTTTGA
- a CDS encoding dihydroneopterin aldolase family protein → MDPTSPQVACFEAGIKFGSLYHQFAGTPVSPDSADSLARAMEEAIENQPHCVAVTVSVREEPLRAAIDESGADYTELTGRFLDVSMTIDYEGCVVETSMAMEDGYPLMQVDSVVNPSQ, encoded by the coding sequence ATGGACCCCACGTCCCCGCAGGTCGCCTGCTTCGAAGCGGGTATCAAGTTCGGCTCGCTCTACCACCAGTTCGCCGGGACGCCGGTCAGTCCCGACAGCGCCGACTCGCTGGCCCGGGCGATGGAGGAGGCCATCGAGAACCAGCCACACTGTGTGGCCGTGACCGTCTCCGTCCGTGAGGAGCCCCTTCGGGCGGCCATCGACGAGTCGGGCGCCGACTACACCGAACTGACCGGGCGCTTTCTGGACGTCTCGATGACCATCGACTACGAGGGCTGTGTCGTGGAGACGAGCATGGCGATGGAAGATGGCTATCCGCTGATGCAGGTCGATTCGGTTGTGAACCCGTCTCAATAG
- a CDS encoding DUF7544 domain-containing protein, with protein sequence MSLHAIDDISDAIDATKSFLLPFAARTWLKLAVVVFFISGGGGGLNIPQNSGNFGGQDQPAGGGTEQFFEGVPSTLHGVVAEYGTELAIIVGLALTLVLLFALLSNFMEFVFVESLIEREVHVRQYLVANVGNSLRLFGFRLVVALVSLTLVVGFLYTIFLTVLGGSLNNIGPGALLGLFPVFIIFFLGIGLVQGLLTGFTNVFVVPMMLTSSRGVLGSWKRLLGSMRRNIKQYLGYLAFSIVLGIGVGIVGGLLGLVATLLLAIPFVLLGAAVFFGLGGGQVALALTAVVGVLFALFLLLATNLIQVPLQAFMRYYAMLVLGDIDAELDPIPEVREDIRVDEPDAGAAPSEGI encoded by the coding sequence ATGTCCCTCCACGCGATCGACGATATCAGCGACGCGATAGATGCGACGAAGTCGTTCCTGTTGCCCTTCGCCGCCCGAACCTGGCTCAAACTGGCGGTCGTCGTCTTCTTCATCAGCGGCGGTGGCGGCGGGCTCAACATCCCCCAGAACAGCGGGAACTTCGGTGGCCAGGACCAGCCCGCCGGTGGCGGCACCGAGCAGTTCTTCGAGGGGGTGCCCTCGACGCTCCATGGGGTGGTGGCCGAGTACGGGACGGAACTGGCCATCATCGTCGGCCTGGCGCTGACGCTCGTGCTCCTCTTCGCGCTCCTGAGCAACTTCATGGAGTTCGTCTTCGTCGAGTCGCTCATCGAACGGGAGGTCCACGTCCGACAGTACCTGGTGGCAAACGTCGGTAACAGCCTGCGGTTGTTCGGCTTCCGACTGGTCGTCGCGCTGGTCTCGCTCACGCTCGTCGTGGGGTTTCTCTACACCATCTTCCTCACCGTCCTCGGCGGGAGTCTGAACAACATCGGTCCGGGGGCGCTGCTGGGGCTGTTTCCCGTGTTCATCATCTTCTTCCTCGGAATCGGGCTCGTCCAGGGACTGCTCACCGGCTTTACCAACGTCTTCGTCGTTCCGATGATGCTCACGAGTTCTCGCGGGGTGCTCGGAAGCTGGAAGCGCCTGCTGGGCTCGATGCGGCGGAATATCAAGCAGTATCTCGGCTATCTCGCCTTCTCTATCGTCCTGGGTATCGGCGTCGGTATCGTCGGCGGTCTCCTCGGGCTCGTCGCAACCTTGCTCCTGGCGATTCCGTTCGTTCTGCTGGGCGCCGCCGTCTTCTTCGGGCTCGGTGGCGGGCAGGTCGCACTGGCGCTCACCGCCGTCGTCGGCGTGCTGTTCGCCCTCTTCTTGCTGCTGGCGACCAACCTCATCCAGGTGCCCCTACAGGCGTTCATGCGCTACTACGCGATGCTCGTCCTGGGCGACATCGACGCGGAGCTGGACCCGATCCCCGAGGTGCGGGAGGATATCAGAGTGGACGAGCCCGATGCCGGCGCGGCACCGTCCGAAGGTATCTGA